Proteins encoded by one window of Gammaproteobacteria bacterium:
- a CDS encoding prepilin-type N-terminal cleavage/methylation domain-containing protein, whose amino-acid sequence MKATRYSQGFGLIELMIVVAIFAILAMVVVPSYTQMVLKNQRVDAREMLLEVAREQERNLYTVGSYTNDLTDLGYDATPLSDEGHYRITVTALVNDAVNGVNSYTLTATAVGSQVGDADCSTFSLSSIGLKSSAPQADCW is encoded by the coding sequence ATGAAAGCAACCCGATACAGCCAGGGATTTGGCCTGATAGAGTTGATGATTGTAGTGGCGATCTTTGCTATTTTGGCCATGGTCGTGGTGCCCAGCTATACCCAGATGGTGCTAAAGAACCAGCGAGTGGATGCCCGTGAAATGTTGCTGGAAGTCGCTCGGGAGCAAGAACGCAACCTTTACACCGTAGGGAGTTACACCAATGATCTGACCGATCTGGGCTATGATGCCACTCCACTTTCGGATGAAGGGCACTACAGAATAACGGTAACGGCCTTAGTCAATGATGCGGTCAATGGGGTTAACAGCTACACCCTGACGGCAACTGCCGTCGGTTCACAGGTAGGTGATGCAGACTGCTCTACCTTTAGCCTCTCCTCCATCGGTTTGAAAAGCTCAGCTCCTCAGGCTGACTGCTGGTAA